CGGTAAAGGACTACCTGACTCAAGGTAGAATTTAAAATATGGATTGGAAATTGGTAAAAAGGGGAAATTTACATCCTGTCGGCAATGTCCATACGGGTAAAAAAGCAGAGGCAAATATTTGGTTAACCAGGATAAATGACCAATTAGTTGCGGTAAAAGATTATCATTCAAAGAGATTTTTGTTTAAATTACTCTTTGGGCGATGGCTTATTCGTCGGGAATTTGAGATATATAAGAAATTACAGGGGATAAAAGGTATTCCGAAGGTCTATCAGTTATTAGATAAAGATGCCTTCATTTTAGAATATATTGAAGGGGAAGATTGCTATCATTTTAAGGGGGGAGATTTGAATGAAGAAGTTTATGTGAGACTCAGGGACTTAATAGATGAAATACATTGTCGTGGTGTAGTTCATTGTGATTTAAAGAAAAGGAGCAACATCCTTATTCGGGCTGATTGGCAACCATATCTGGTGGATTTTGCCACGGCTTTTACTCAAGGAAGCAGGTTTAATTTTATTCAAAGGTGGTTTTATAACCAGTTTTATCAGGATGATTTAAAGGCGATTGCCAAGTTAAAAAAGAGGTTATCTCCACACCT
This bacterium DNA region includes the following protein-coding sequences:
- a CDS encoding RIO1 family regulatory kinase/ATPase — translated: MDWKLVKRGNLHPVGNVHTGKKAEANIWLTRINDQLVAVKDYHSKRFLFKLLFGRWLIRREFEIYKKLQGIKGIPKVYQLLDKDAFILEYIEGEDCYHFKGGDLNEEVYVRLRDLIDEIHCRGVVHCDLKKRSNILIRADWQPYLVDFATAFTQGSRFNFIQRWFYNQFYQDDLKAIAKLKKRLSPHLLTQEEETNLSKRLFLENEVRFIRKYVRQWIKKLASR